A region of Deinococcus cellulosilyticus NBRC 106333 = KACC 11606 DNA encodes the following proteins:
- a CDS encoding transposase, which yields MMLRFVKGRPISAVTCDFLLWVTQELGKQGKKALLLIWDNASWHMSKQVISWIKWHNREAKMSGGVRILSCLLPKRSPWLNPIEPKWLHGKRAVMPAQGLLSAEELESRVCAYYGCPKLEPLAQPLS from the coding sequence ATGATGCTGCGGTTTGTGAAAGGCAGACCGATCAGTGCTGTGACCTGTGACTTTCTACTGTGGGTCACTCAGGAACTGGGTAAGCAGGGCAAAAAGGCTTTGCTGCTCATCTGGGACAATGCCAGTTGGCACATGAGCAAGCAGGTCATTTCCTGGATCAAATGGCACAACCGTGAGGCCAAAATGTCAGGTGGAGTGCGAATTTTGAGTTGCCTGTTGCCGAAAAGAAGCCCTTGGCTGAATCCCATTGAACCGAAATGGCTGCATGGGAAGCGGGCGGTGATGCCTGCTCAGGGCTTGCTTTCTGCTGAAGAATTGGAGTCTCGGGTCTGCGCTTACTATGGTTGCCCTAAATTGGAACCGCTTGCACAACCTCTTTCGTGA
- a CDS encoding helix-turn-helix domain-containing protein — protein MGVKVKVRHLTEEEVQHLQNQLKAKDAFTVRRSQILLASHEGQVVSQIARSLRIATQTVRNTFRAFEADGLASLHEKSHRPHTMLPHIDEAALQRLHALLQQKPRDYGVENDHWTLETLAQVSFQQGITREKMSYESMRRALKRLEVNWKKATSWITSNDPNYTVKKTNGHD, from the coding sequence ATGGGCGTCAAAGTCAAAGTTCGGCACCTCACGGAAGAGGAAGTCCAGCACCTCCAAAATCAGCTCAAAGCTAAAGATGCCTTCACCGTCAGGCGCAGTCAAATTCTCCTGGCCAGCCATGAGGGTCAGGTGGTCTCCCAGATTGCCCGATCGCTGAGAATCGCCACCCAGACCGTACGCAACACCTTTAGAGCCTTTGAAGCTGATGGGTTAGCAAGCCTCCATGAAAAATCCCACCGACCCCACACCATGCTGCCTCATATTGATGAAGCGGCATTACAACGCCTACATGCTCTACTGCAACAAAAACCCCGAGACTATGGCGTAGAAAACGACCACTGGACGCTGGAAACGTTAGCTCAGGTCAGCTTCCAGCAAGGCATCACCCGGGAGAAAATGAGTTACGAAAGTATGCGTCGGGCCCTAAAACGTCTGGAAGTGAACTGGAAAAAGGCCACCTCCTGGATCACTTCGAATGATCCCAACTACACCGTGAAAAAAACCAACGGGCACGACTGA